CATCTTCAGCAGCACGCCGGCCAGGATGACCGAGACGGCCGTCGGGGCCTCGACGTGGGCGTCGGGCAACCAGGTGTGGAACGGGAAGACCGGCACCTTGATGGCGAAACCGATGAAGAGCGCGATCCAGAGCAGGTGACGGATGTTCGTCAGCTGCAGCCAGTCGTTGTGGTTCCCCTGGTCGAACATGTGCAGCATGTTGAACGTGTGGCCGCCGGTGACCGGGTCGACCGTGTTCAGGTAGAAGGCGATCATCGCCAGCAGCATGAGCACCGAGCCGGCCAGCGTGTACAGGAAGAACTTGATGGCCGCGTACTCGCGCCGCGGGCCGCCCCAGATGCCGATCAGGAAGTACATCGGCAGCAGCATCACTTCCCAGAACACGTAGAAGAGGAAGAAGTCGAGGGCGCAGAAGACGCCGAACATGCCGGCCTCGAGCACCAGGAAGAGCGCGAAGTAGCCCTTCACCGACTTGGCGATCCCCCACGAGGCGATCACGCAGATGAACGACAGGAACGCCGTCAGGAGCACCATCGGCACGCTCAGGCCGTCGACGGCCATGAAGTACTCGATGTTGAAGCTCTTGATCCACGTGTAGTGCTCGACGAACTGGAAGCCCGCGGTGGTGCGGTCGAAGTTCACGAACAGCTGCACGGCCAGGATCAAGGGGACCGCGGCCGCGGCCGCGGCCACCGTCTTGATGACCTCTTTCCGTTCCGACGGAATGAAAGCGATCACAGCCGCCCCAATGACCGGGAAGAAGGTCATCCAGGAAAGAATGTGCTCACCCATGCGTGGCGCTCCTCTCGGGTTCGTAACCCGGACTCAGGTCAACCTAAAGGACTCGATAGATCAGGATCAGGACCAGGACC
The sequence above is a segment of the bacterium genome. Coding sequences within it:
- a CDS encoding NADH-quinone oxidoreductase subunit M — translated: MGEHILSWMTFFPVIGAAVIAFIPSERKEVIKTVAAAAAAVPLILAVQLFVNFDRTTAGFQFVEHYTWIKSFNIEYFMAVDGLSVPMVLLTAFLSFICVIASWGIAKSVKGYFALFLVLEAGMFGVFCALDFFLFYVFWEVMLLPMYFLIGIWGGPRREYAAIKFFLYTLAGSVLMLLAMIAFYLNTVDPVTGGHTFNMLHMFDQGNHNDWLQLTNIRHLLWIALFIGFAIKVPVFPFHTWLPDAHVEAPTAVSVILAGVLLKMGTYGILRISYPMLPDQAVWFSYTMAILGCINILYGAYCAMAQSDMKKLVAYSSVSHMGYVMLGMAAMTSAGINGAVLQMFNHGTITAMMFLCVGVVYDRAHTREINGFGGLGMQMPLYFSFFSFALFAALGLPGLSGFVSEAMIFMGIFPVYRGITIISALGIIIGAAYVLWMLQRVFLGPKNDKWDSLPDINAREMFTLVPIGVIVLLLGVYPMPVLNLMKVTLNNLIKVVAG